From a region of the Betta splendens chromosome 5, fBetSpl5.4, whole genome shotgun sequence genome:
- the LOC114855894 gene encoding putative methyltransferase-like protein 7A, with amino-acid sequence MDSFPRKVCRLLCSVLALPLHAMERLGLCGAYKPLFPFLAYNITFSYNDKMHDTKRELFRNVGRHASLCGSLHLLEIGCGSGANFQFYPYGCTVTCTDPNPHFERYLRVNMDANAHLSYEQFIVARGEDMAVVKDESVDVVVGTLVLCSVSSVRQVLREVRRILRKGGAFYFLEHVVSDPSSWTYFLQYVLEPLWYYLGDGCVITRETWKDLEAAGFSELHFKHIEAPGVTVVIRPHIMGYAVK; translated from the exons ATGGACTCTTTTCCCAGGAAGGTTTGCAGGCTGCTGTGCTCGGTGCTGGCTCTGCCTTTGCACGCGATGGAGCGGCTGGGCCTGTGCGGCGCGTACAAACCGTTGTTCCCCTTCCTCGCCTACAACATTACATTTTCGTACAACGATAAAATGCACGACACCAAGAGAGAACTTTTCCGAAACGTGGGCAGACACGCAAGTTTGTGCGGGAGCCTTCACCTGCTGGAGATCGGTTGCGGCAGCGGGGCCAACTTCCAGTTCTACCCGTACGGCTGCACCGTGACCTGCACCGACCCCAACCCGCACTTCGAGAGGTACCTGCGCGTGAACATGGACGCGAACGCGCATCTGAGTTACGAGCAGTTCATCGTTGCCCGCGGAGAAGACATGGCGGTTGTGAAGGACGAGTCCGTGGACGTCGTCGTGGGCACCTTGGTCCTGTGTTCCGTCAGCAGCGTGCGGCAGGTGCTGCGGGAGGTCCGCCGCATTCTCAGAAAG GGGGGCGCATTCTATTTTTTGGAACATGTTGTCTCAGATCCATCCTCCTGGACATACTTCTTACAATATGTGCTTGAGCCTCTGTGGTACTATCTCGGTGATGGATGCGTGATTACTAGAGAAACATGGAAAGACCTTGAGGCGGCTGGTTTCTCTGAACTTCACTTCAAACACATCGAGGCTCCAGGCGTCACTGTCGTGATCCGACCCCATATCATGGGATATGCTGTTAAATGA
- the atf1 gene encoding cyclic AMP-dependent transcription factor ATF-1 codes for MSLGSPSVTVVQLPGGQFQVQGVIQSAQSSVIQSPQVQAAQSQASDSEDSQDSSDSGQTTRNTKELLARRPSYRKILNELSSEEVTHTEGKDNSPASTGMTGTSAGGVTMSTGQIYQTTSGQYITIAANGTIQLASPGAEGIQGLQAVAMANSGGAQQGPTILQYAQTPDGQQILVPSNQVVVQGAGGEVQTYQIRTASASNSLPQTVVMTSPVGLSQGKSDDPTMKREIRLAKNREAARECRRKKKEYVKCLENRVAVLENQNKTLIEELKTLKDLYCVKTG; via the exons aTGTCTTTGGGCAGCCCTTCTGTTACCGTTGTACAACTGCCAGGGGGTCAGTTTCAGGTTCAAGGAGTGATCCAGTCTGCACAATCATCAGTCATTCAGTCCCCTCAGGTGCAGGCTGCACAG TCCCAAGCGTCAGATAGTGAAGATTCACAAGACTCATCAGACAGTggacaaacaacaagaaacaccAAAGAACTACTTGCAAGACGGCCTTCATACAG AAAAATCCTGAATGAGCTTTCATCTGAGGAAGTGACACACACTGAAGGAAAGGATAATAGTCCAGCATCCACAGGAATGACAGGGACATCTGCAGGAGGTGTTACAATGTCCACCGGCCAGATCTACCAGACCACCAGCGGCCAGTACA ttaCTATAGCTGCTAATGGCACAATCCAGCTGGCAAGTCCAGGAGCTGAGGGCATTCAGGGTCTAcaggctgttgccatggcgaatTCTGGTGGTGCCCAGCAAGGCCCAACCATCCTTCAATACGCGCAGACACCTGATGGCCAGCAGATTCTGGTCCCTAGCAACCAGGTTGTTGTACAAG GTGCAGGGGGAGAGGTGCAAACGTACCAGATCCGCACAGCATCTGCATCCAACTCACTGCCTCAGACTGTAGTTATGACCTCTCCTGTGGGTCTGTCTCAGGGCAAGTCTGATGATCCTACAATGAAGAGAGAAATCAGACTGGCGAAAAATAG AGAGGCAGCCCGCGAGTGTCGacgaaaaaaaaaggaatatgTTAAATGCCTGGAAAACCGTGTAGCTGTTCTTGAGAACCAGAACAAGACTTTGATTGAAGAGCTCAAAACTTTAAAGGACCTTTATTGTGTTAAAACAGGATAA